The stretch of DNA CCTCCTCCGCTCGTATCGCACACGCCACCTCTCGGTATTCTTTGCCAATACGGATGCGTCACGAGATACGCATTCCAGGCGCGTTTCGCGCGTCTAATAGGGCACATCCGCCGGTTTTTCCCCCTTCGGCGAATCATGGCCCTTCTCCTGAAAGTCCGGACGCGGTTGGGAGTTCACATACGCCGCCACATCATAGGCATCCTGATCAGACAGGGCCCACCCCCTGGTCCGCGGCATGTTTGATTTGATGAAGGAGGCGGCCACCGGCACTCGCGCCATTTCCGCCCCGACCGTATAGGACTGTGGTCCCCACAAAGGCGGCGCCGCCATCGTGCCCTGCCCATCAGCCCCGTGACAAAACGCGCAACGGGCAGTGAAGACTTTGCCCCCGTTGACCCCATCCGGCGGCTTGGGGGATTGAATCCTCGAGATACCGCGCCAGGCCATCCGGCTGCCGGGCGGGACATCCTTCGATAACCACTCGATATAGGCCACGATCGCTTGGAGCTTGTGACTCTCTTGCGGGATCGGCTTGCCGTTCAGGTTGCGCTCAAAACATTCATTGATACGGTCGGCCAACGTCACCACGCGACCGGTCCGGGCACGATATTCCGGATAGGCCCGCGCGAGACCGACATAGGAGGACGAATTGGGATCGAGCCCCGCGTCCAAATGACAATTGGCGCAGGTAAGTCGATTCCCTACGTAGGGGGCGGCGAATTCCTGCGTACGGACGACGAGCTCATACCCCAGCCGGATCTGCTCCCCGCGCTGCCCGCCGGGGATGGAATCGGGCGAGGGGTGGCTGAAGAGGGCCTCCAACCCGTCAGGCCCAGCGTGATTCACCGCAGACTGTGCGCCGCTTCGGGTGTCCTTCGATTCGACGCAACCTGCGATGACTCCGACGATCACCATGGCACTCAACAATATGACTCTCATACTCAGATGGTCACGCAAACTACATACCACACCGACATCAAATCGTCGAAAAGAATTGGCTTTTGGACTGCATGACAGAAGCGTGTAGGCCTCTACACTTGGCGAGAAAGGCTACAGTCCACTCGGCTCTCTGCGGCATCGTGCTACAGCGAACGCTGCAGACAGATCCTCCTAGAACTGTAGGATTAGGGCCAGATTGAGTGGAAAGGATTCAGAATATTAAACGTATGCTTCTGAGGCGCCATCAGCCTTGGACGACGAGCAGCCAGGGGACCCGAGACCGGCGTCGCGCGCGGATGACATCGCTCTCAGGCGCCCCGGTCCGAATGTACCGAATCACGTCCCGCTCCGCGCTTGCCGTCGACAAAGGCGCAGACGGCGCACAAGGGTTTAGTTCTGCCGGACATCGGGCCGGGGGTCCTGAACAAAACCATTGCGGTTCGGCATACGGATTTCCGGGAGGGCCCGCGCATCCACCACAAACTCTTCGGCAATAATTCCATTCTGATACAGCAGCCAGGCCACCACCGAGTACACCTCGTCCGGCAAGAGGCTTTGCGGCGCGGACAAGGGCATGGCGCGATGCACATAGTCGTACAACGTCGTGGCATAGGGCCAATAACTGCCGATGGT from Nitrospira sp. encodes:
- a CDS encoding c-type cytochrome → MRVILLSAMVIVGVIAGCVESKDTRSGAQSAVNHAGPDGLEALFSHPSPDSIPGGQRGEQIRLGYELVVRTQEFAAPYVGNRLTCANCHLDAGLDPNSSSYVGLARAYPEYRARTGRVVTLADRINECFERNLNGKPIPQESHKLQAIVAYIEWLSKDVPPGSRMAWRGISRIQSPKPPDGVNGGKVFTARCAFCHGADGQGTMAAPPLWGPQSYTVGAEMARVPVAASFIKSNMPRTRGWALSDQDAYDVAAYVNSQPRPDFQEKGHDSPKGEKPADVPY